Below is a genomic region from Terriglobales bacterium.
GCCTCGGCGCCGCGATAGACCGCGACCTGCCAGTGCTGCTCGGCGAGCAGGGCGGCCACCGACTGCACCTCGGCGCCGGTGCCGGGCAGCGGACAGAGCACGCCGCCCTGGGGCGGCGGCGGTTGGCAGCCGCCCCGCGCCTGCAGGTCGCGGGAGCGGGTGGGGCCCTGGTCGCGCGCCAGCGCGGCCAGCAGCCCGGGCGGCGGTTTTTCCCCGGACCTCTCGAGGCGGGCGAGGGCGGCGCGCTGCTGCTCCGCGGTCAAAGAGAACTGGGGATCGCCGACCAGCACAGCCTGCTCGGCGGCGGGAGGGGAGGCCGGGCGCAGTAGATCCTTGGTGCTGGAGAGCAGGCGCAGGTCCACCTGCTGCATCAGCAGCTTGCCGGCGGGAGTGGGCAGCAGACCCAGGGGCAACTGGTTGTACACGCCGTCGGGAGAAAGATAGACGCGAGAGCGGCCGGCGAGGGCGGCGGCCAGCGGCTTCCAGAAGAGGTCGTAGGCCTGGGCGCCGGGGGCGACCACGGGAGCGGGCCCGGGCACCGTCTCCATGCCGCGCTGCTCGACGTCCTGCTGGAACTGGAGGAGGGGGGCGCCCTCCAGGCGGGCGGCGTCGCCGACGACGATGAGCTGGGGAGCGTCGCGGGTCTCGGGAGTGACGATGAGGGCGACGTAGCGGGAGCCGCCGGTCCAGTGGCGGCCGTCGTAGAGATCGAAGCGCACCAGCTCGACGGCGGCCTCGCCGGGGCGGAGAGCCTGCTGCACGTCGCGCCAGGTGACCCGCTCCAGCCGCTTGTCCTGCTGCCAGGCGGAGGAGCGGCGCACCAGCAGTTGCTCGAGCTGGTCGGCCTGGGCCTGCAGGGCGGCGACCTGCTTCTCCCAGGCGGCGCGGTCGGGCCCGGGCTGGTTGAGCAGCGCCGCCAACTGCTGCTTGAGGACGGTGAGCTGGTCGAGCTGGGCCAGGGCCTCGCGGTCGCCGCCGGCGGCGATGCGCGCGCGCAGCGCGGCGATGCTCTGGCCGATGAAGCCCTTCTCCCAAAGCAGGGTGTCGTAGAAGCTGGCGCGCAGCTCCGGCATCTTCCCGGCGTAGAGGGTGCAGAAGCTGAAGTAGGCAGGAAAGTTCACCGCCACCGTCTGCAGGAACTGCAGCCGCTCCTTCTCGCCCATGTAGGTGAAGTTGTACTGGAAGCGGCGGAAGAGGGTATCGAGGAAGCGGGCGAAGAGGGGCTGGGCGGCCTGGGGCTGCTGGCGCCCGAAGTAGAGAGCGGCGAGGTTGCCGAGGTCGGTGGCCAGGCGGGGATGGTCGGGGCCCAGCGCCTTCTCGTCGATGGCGAGGGCGCGCTCGTAGAAGGGCTGGGCCTCGGCGTCGCGGTCCAGCGCGGAGTAGAGCAGGCCCAGGTTGTTCAAGGCCATGGCCACGTAGGGATGGTTGGGACCGTAGACCTTCTCCACGATGGCGAGGGAGCGGCGGGCCAGGGGCTCGGCCTCGGCGTAGCGCCGTTGCTCGGAGTAGAGCAGGGCAAGATTGTTGAGGTCGCTGGCCACGTGGGGGTGCTCGGGCCCCAGCGCCTTCTCATCGATGCGCAGGGCGCGCAGGTAGAGGGGCTCGGCCTCTTCGCCGCGGCCCTCCGAGGAGAGCATGGCGGCCAGGTTGTTGAGCGAGGTGGCCAGGCCGGGAGCGTCGGGGCCCAGGGTCTTCTCCTTGATGACAAGAGCGCGGCGATAGAGGGGCTCGGCTTCGGCGTAGCGGCCCTGCTCGCGCAGGAGTTCGGCCAGGTTGTTGAGGGAGAGGGCGACGCTGGGGTCCTCGGGGCCGAGGGCTTCCTCCTTGATGCGCAGGGCGCGGCGCAGCAGGGGCTCGGCCTCGGCGTAGCGCCCCTGCTCGCTGTAGAGGCCGGCGAGGTTGCTGAGGGCGATGGCGGTGAGGGGAGCGTCGGGCCCGGCGCTTTCTTCGGCGATGCGCAGGGCGCGCAGGAAGAGGGGCTCGGCCTGGTCATAGCGCCCCAACTCCTTGTAGAGCAGCGCCAGGTTGTTGACGCAGGTGCCGGCCTCGGGACCGTCGGAGCCGAACTGGCTCTCCGCTGCCTGCAGCGCCTGCTGGGCCAGCGGGACTGCTTCTTCGTAGCGGCCGGCGGCGTAGAGCGCCTTGACCTGGTCGCTGAGCTGCTCCCAGGAGGCTTTCTGCGCGGCGGGCTGCTGAGCGCAGAGCGGCAGCGCCAGCAGCACAACCAGGAGCAGCGACAGGCGGTGAGAGGGCACGCGAGGATTCTAGCAAGGAGCGGGAAGACCTCACCACAGGCACACCAAGGGCTGGGCGAAACCGCAAGGAAGAAGAGAAGAAACGGCCGGCACAGAGGCGCCGGCCGCGGTGGTCAGCGAACCGTCAGAAGCGGTAGTTGAAGCCGAAGCGGAAGATGTGGCTGCGCAGATCGGCGGTGTGAGTGAAGACGTTCGTGGGGAAGGCGATGGGCGGCGTGAAGGCGGTCAGATTGGTGCTGGTGACGGTCTCATCGCCGAAGTCGGCGTAGAGGTACTCGCCCTTCACCGACCAGTGCTGGCGCACCTGGTACTCGAGGCCGCCGCCCGCGGTCCATCCGGCCTTGGTCTCGTCGATGCGCCCGGTCTCGAGGGCGGTGGCGAAGGTGTCGGTGAAGGTGGCACGGTAGTTGAGGTTGGTGACCGCCAGGCCGCCGGTGACATAAAAGAGGGCGCGGCCGAAGGTGGCGCCGACGCGGGGGCGGACGGTGAACAGCCACTGGTGCTCCATGCGCTGTGCCAGCGTGAAGTTGGTGGGCGCGCAGCAGGGATAGACGCCGGTGGCGGTGCGAGTGTCGCTGCCGGTCATGGCGCCGATGTCGGCTTCCAGGCCGAAGACCAGGGCGCCACTCTGGAAGTTGTAGCCTGCCTGGCCGCCGCCCACGAAGCCGTTGGAGTCGGGACGCTGCGGGCTCAGGGCCGCGATGGCGGGCACGCTGGAGCTCGCGAAGTAGCCGGTGGGACTGAAGACGGTAGTGGTGGTGGCGTCGGTACGGCTCAGATTGCCGCCCGCGTTGCCACCCAGGTAGAAGCCCTTCCAATCGGTTTGGGCCGAGGCGCTGCAGACAGCCAACGTGAGAATGAGCAGAAGCAGGATCACCTTGTTCCGATTCACCTTGTCCTCCAAGAAAGTAGGAGCAGCCGTGGTTTATACCACATTTGGGCTGCCTCGTCCGAGGGATATACGCCGCTACCTGGGGATGCGGTCGAAGGGCAGGTTGAGGATGGGGTAGAGCTTCCAGTCCTTGTAGTCGAAGTGCCACCACTCGTTGGGGAGCTGGGTGAAGCCTTCGGCCTCCAGGGCCTGCTTGAGCAGGGCGCGGTGGGCGTTCTCTTCGGCGGTGCCGCCCTGGTAGTCGGAGTAGGCGCGCGGGGTCATCTCGTCGTAGAGGCTGGGCATCGCGACCGCCTGGCCGGTCTTCAGGTCGTAGAGGGTGAGGTCGACGGCGCAGCCGCGGTTGTGGCGCGAGCCTTCGCGGGGGTCGGCGACGAACTCGTGCTTGTCGGGCGGGGTGGCGTCCCAGAAGATCTTGGTGACGTACCAGGGACGGTAGGCGTCGTGGATGAGCAGGCCATAGCCCTGGGCGCGCAGCTTCCGGTTGGCGCGCACCAGGGCCTCGGCGGCGGGGCGCTGGAGGAAGGCGCGCGCCTGCTCGTAGACGGGCGTGCCCAGGAAGTTGCGCGCGCTGGCATAGCGGATATCGAGGTGGATGGTGGGGTCGAGGGCGACCAGCTCGACCAGCTCGGGGGAGCGGGAGCTTCCCTGCTCCACCGGCGGCTGCGCCTTGAGGGCTTCCGCCCGCAGTTCGGCCACCGGGCGGACGGGCGTGATGTGGAAGAACTGCGGTTGGGGCGCGGGCTGCTGGGCCGCGGCGAGGGCGACACCTAAGGAGAGCGCGAGCAGCGCGCGGCGGAACATGCGGCGAGTATACAGGGGGCAGGAGTCAGGAGTTAGGAGTTAGGAGTTGGGTTGCGCGGGGCGTCGGGGTTGCTGATCACGGGCCACAGGGAAACGTTCTCGGCGACCAACTGGAAGCGGGTGCCGCAGCGCTGGCAGACCAGCTCGTGGTGGTCCCAGTCGGCGGGAGCGCGGCTGCATCCGTCCTTCTCCAGGCAGCCCAAGGGGATGGGACACTGGCAGGCCTGGTTGGGACAGGTCACGGAAACGTGGAAGCTGGTTGCCATGTCGTGAGACGAGATTGTGGCGCAGATGGCCGGCCGCGCGCTGTGACGAGCGTCACCGGGCGATGGTAGGACCCCAGACGTCCGACGCAGCATTTGCGACCGTTGGCCGCGCAGGCCATCTACAATGCTCTAGCCATGCGAGTCCTGGCCGGCATCGTGGGGGCGCTGCTGCTGGGCGGGATCCTGCGCGACGCCTTCGAGACCATCGTGCTGCCGCGGCGGGTGACGCGGCACTTCCGCCTGACGCGGCTCTTCTACCTCGCCACCTGGTGGCCGTGGAGCAAGCTGGCGGGCCGCTGCCCGCGCAAGCAGCGGGAGTTGTTCCTGGCGTACTTCGGGCCGCTCTCGCTGATCGTGCTGCTGGGGGTGTGGGCCCTGGGCCTGATCACCGGCTTCGGACTGCTGCAGTACGCGGCGGGATCGCAGATCAGCGCGCCCGAAGGCGCCAGCACCAGCTTCTGGACCGATCTCTACCTGAGCGGCACCAGCTTCTTCACCATCGGGCTGGGAGACGTGGTGCCGCGGACGGCGGTGGCGCGGGCGCTGGTGGCCAGCGAGGGCGGGGTGGGCTTCGGCTTCCTGGCGGTGGTGATCGGCTACCTGCCGGTGGTGTACCAGGCGTTCTCGCGGCGCGAGGTCAGCATCTCGCTGCTCGACGCGCGGGCGGGTTCGCCGCCCACCGCGGGCGAGTTGCTGCGGCGGCACGGCCGCGACGGCGGCCGGGAGGCGCTGCAGCACCTGCTCGCCGACTGGGAGCGCTGGGGAGCGGACCTGATGGAGAGCCACCTCTCTTACGCGGTGCTGTGCTACTTCCGCTCGCAGCACAGCAACCAGTCGTGGCTGGCGGCGCTCACCGCGGTGCTCGACACCTCGGCGCTGGTCATCGCCGGCATCGAGGGGATCCCGAAGGAGCAGGCCCTGCTGACCTTCGCGATCGCGCGGCACGCGGTGGTGGACCTGGCCCAGATCTTCGTGCGGCAGCCGCGCCAGCCGGAGACGGACCGGTTGCCGGCGGCCGAGCTGGCGCGGCTGCGGACGAGCCTGGACGTGGCGGGGCTTCACCTCAGCCACACCCCTGAGGCGGAGCTGCGGCTGCGGGAGTTGCGCCGCCTTTACGAGCCCTTTGTCCACTCCCTGGGCCGCTTCCTGCTCATCGAGGTACCGCCGTGGATCCCCACCGGCAAGCTCGCCGACAACTGGCAGACCACAGCCTGGAAGAGCAGCGCCAGCCTGCCCGAGGCGCAAGCGGCGGTGGAGTTCGAGCACCAAGACCACTTCTAGATCGAGTCATCGCGTGAGCGGGCCGGCGCGCTCCCTTGCCCTCCCGCTGCGCTCGAAGCCGGTCGCGCTTGGCCAGCATGACAGGGCGCCTCAACCCGGCACTCACGTGCCGGGCTAGGTTCTGGCGTCCCGCAAGGCGGGACGGCGCACAGCCCGGGGGCGGCTGTGCCACACGGGCAATTTCCTCATTTACTCATTCGCTCATTTTCTGATTTACTCTTGGCCGCATTCTGTAAGGAGGCGGTCATGAGAGGGCGAATCGCGGTTGTGGCGCTGATGCTGGCGCTGGCGGCGGGGGCGGCGGCGCAGGGGGCGCCGGCGACGGGGCGCGTCACCTACCTGAAGTGCGGGACGGTGCTGACGGGGCCCAACCTGGCGGCACGGCCGGGCGCGGTCATCGTGGTAGCGGAGGGCAGGGTCCAAGAGGTCGTGGACAGCATGCCGGAGGCGCTGGGGGGCCCGGTGATCGACCTGTCGCAGGACACTTGCCTGCCCGGCCTGATGGACACGCACACGCACGTGCTCTTGCAGGGCGACATCACGGCGGAAGATTACGACCAGCAACTGCTGAAGTGGTCGCCGGAGTACCGCACCATCCTGGGGACGCAGGCGGCGCGCAAGGCCCTCTGGAACGGCTTCACCTTCCTGCGCGACCTCGAAACTGAGGGCGCAGGCTACGCCGACGTGGACATCAAGCGCGCCATCGAGCGCGGGGTGATCCCCGGGCCGCGCATGCAGGTGGCCACCCGCGCCCTGGACGTCACCGGAGCGTATCCGCTGCAGGGCTACGCGCCCCAGGTGGAGGTGCCGCATGGGGTCCAGTTCTGCGACAGCCCGGAAGAGTGCCGCAAGGCGGTGCGCGAGCAGATCTCGCACGGCGCCGATTGGGTCAAGGTGTACGTGGACCGCAGCTACTTCGTGCGCGCCGACGGCGTGCTCGACGACGTCCCCACCTTCACCCCGGAGGAACTCCGCGCCATCGTGGACGAAGCCCACCGCGAGCGTCACAAGGTGGCGGCGCACGCGGCCGCGCTGCACGGCGTGCACAACGCGGTGGAGGCGGGCGTGGATTCCATCGAGCACGGCATGTACATCGCTCCCGAGGACATGAAGACCATGGTGGCCAAGGGCATCTGGTACGTGCCCACGCTCTACGTGGGCGAGTACGTGGCCGAAGGGCGGGCGGCGGCGGGAGCGCCGGTGTGGAAGCAGATGGTGGCCATCCACGCCGACACCTTCCAGCGCGCGGTCAAGGCGGGAGTGAAGATCGCCTTCGGCACCGACGCCGGGGGATTTTCCTGGGACATCAATGAAGCCATGGAGTTCCCGCTGATGGTGAAGTACGGGATGACGCCGGCGCAGGCCATCCGCTCGGCCACGGCGGGCGCCGCCGAACTGCTGGGCGTGGAGAAAGACCTGGGGACGATCGAGCCGGGCAAGCTGGCCGACATCGTGGCCGTGCCCGGGAACCCGCTCGAGGACGTGGGCGCGCTCGAGAAGGTGAAGTTCGTGATGAAGGGCGGGATGGTGGTGAAGCAGTAGCCAGTCGCCGATCGCCAGTCGCCCGACATCGGATCATCGGGTCATCGGGTCATCGGGTCATCGAACTGCAGATCCCTCGTCGCTGCGCGACTCGGGATGACATTCTTGAGGTTGCGGGGCGGGATAGGGTTCCCTCGCTTCGCTCGGGATGTTCCATCCCAGGCGCTAACTACCAACTACTAACTCCTAACTACTTTCCCTGGAACGCCGGCAGGAAGACCTGCTGCACCCAGGTCTCGAAGGAGGTGGGAGTGGTGTTGGCGGGCGAGCGGGGCTCGAGGGCGCGCATGTAGCCGGAGTTGAGCGCGGCCGCCAGCTCCAGGATACGCGCGGCCATGTCCGAGGACATGCCCATCTGGGTGAGAGCGGGCTTGAGCATCAGGTCGGGGAGCTTGGAG
It encodes:
- a CDS encoding CHAT domain-containing tetratricopeptide repeat protein translates to MPSHRLSLLLVVLLALPLCAQQPAAQKASWEQLSDQVKALYAAGRYEEAVPLAQQALQAAESQFGSDGPEAGTCVNNLALLYKELGRYDQAEPLFLRALRIAEESAGPDAPLTAIALSNLAGLYSEQGRYAEAEPLLRRALRIKEEALGPEDPSVALSLNNLAELLREQGRYAEAEPLYRRALVIKEKTLGPDAPGLATSLNNLAAMLSSEGRGEEAEPLYLRALRIDEKALGPEHPHVASDLNNLALLYSEQRRYAEAEPLARRSLAIVEKVYGPNHPYVAMALNNLGLLYSALDRDAEAQPFYERALAIDEKALGPDHPRLATDLGNLAALYFGRQQPQAAQPLFARFLDTLFRRFQYNFTYMGEKERLQFLQTVAVNFPAYFSFCTLYAGKMPELRASFYDTLLWEKGFIGQSIAALRARIAAGGDREALAQLDQLTVLKQQLAALLNQPGPDRAAWEKQVAALQAQADQLEQLLVRRSSAWQQDKRLERVTWRDVQQALRPGEAAVELVRFDLYDGRHWTGGSRYVALIVTPETRDAPQLIVVGDAARLEGAPLLQFQQDVEQRGMETVPGPAPVVAPGAQAYDLFWKPLAAALAGRSRVYLSPDGVYNQLPLGLLPTPAGKLLMQQVDLRLLSSTKDLLRPASPPAAEQAVLVGDPQFSLTAEQQRAALARLERSGEKPPPGLLAALARDQGPTRSRDLQARGGCQPPPPQGGVLCPLPGTGAEVQSVAALLAEQHWQVAVYRGAEALEEAVKAVHHPRLLHLATHGFFLSDQQVQQKGSGLGFQAPSSLEDPMLRSGLLFAGADRAYRHDPAVPGLDDGVLTASEASTLDLQGTELVVLSACETGLGQVEAGEGVFGLRRALQIAGAQSVLMTLWSVPDRETQELMTRFYRHWLAGAEKHRALEQAQMEEREVVRQRYGRDLPYYWGAFVLVGK
- a CDS encoding outer membrane protein, giving the protein MNRNKVILLLLILTLAVCSASAQTDWKGFYLGGNAGGNLSRTDATTTTVFSPTGYFASSSVPAIAALSPQRPDSNGFVGGGQAGYNFQSGALVFGLEADIGAMTGSDTRTATGVYPCCAPTNFTLAQRMEHQWLFTVRPRVGATFGRALFYVTGGLAVTNLNYRATFTDTFATALETGRIDETKAGWTAGGGLEYQVRQHWSVKGEYLYADFGDETVTSTNLTAFTPPIAFPTNVFTHTADLRSHIFRFGFNYRF
- a CDS encoding M15 family metallopeptidase; protein product: MFRRALLALSLGVALAAAQQPAPQPQFFHITPVRPVAELRAEALKAQPPVEQGSSRSPELVELVALDPTIHLDIRYASARNFLGTPVYEQARAFLQRPAAEALVRANRKLRAQGYGLLIHDAYRPWYVTKIFWDATPPDKHEFVADPREGSRHNRGCAVDLTLYDLKTGQAVAMPSLYDEMTPRAYSDYQGGTAEENAHRALLKQALEAEGFTQLPNEWWHFDYKDWKLYPILNLPFDRIPR
- a CDS encoding potassium channel family protein, whose product is MRVLAGIVGALLLGGILRDAFETIVLPRRVTRHFRLTRLFYLATWWPWSKLAGRCPRKQRELFLAYFGPLSLIVLLGVWALGLITGFGLLQYAAGSQISAPEGASTSFWTDLYLSGTSFFTIGLGDVVPRTAVARALVASEGGVGFGFLAVVIGYLPVVYQAFSRREVSISLLDARAGSPPTAGELLRRHGRDGGREALQHLLADWERWGADLMESHLSYAVLCYFRSQHSNQSWLAALTAVLDTSALVIAGIEGIPKEQALLTFAIARHAVVDLAQIFVRQPRQPETDRLPAAELARLRTSLDVAGLHLSHTPEAELRLRELRRLYEPFVHSLGRFLLIEVPPWIPTGKLADNWQTTAWKSSASLPEAQAAVEFEHQDHF
- a CDS encoding amidohydrolase family protein; its protein translation is MRGRIAVVALMLALAAGAAAQGAPATGRVTYLKCGTVLTGPNLAARPGAVIVVAEGRVQEVVDSMPEALGGPVIDLSQDTCLPGLMDTHTHVLLQGDITAEDYDQQLLKWSPEYRTILGTQAARKALWNGFTFLRDLETEGAGYADVDIKRAIERGVIPGPRMQVATRALDVTGAYPLQGYAPQVEVPHGVQFCDSPEECRKAVREQISHGADWVKVYVDRSYFVRADGVLDDVPTFTPEELRAIVDEAHRERHKVAAHAAALHGVHNAVEAGVDSIEHGMYIAPEDMKTMVAKGIWYVPTLYVGEYVAEGRAAAGAPVWKQMVAIHADTFQRAVKAGVKIAFGTDAGGFSWDINEAMEFPLMVKYGMTPAQAIRSATAGAAELLGVEKDLGTIEPGKLADIVAVPGNPLEDVGALEKVKFVMKGGMVVKQ